In a genomic window of Vallitalea okinawensis:
- a CDS encoding GNAT family N-acetyltransferase codes for MMELKKEQFHRIEHMLSVDKCNLEIKSVIALNNPGKVYVDNAREPKSAIIWSKGIGGYYLIGEENNPSFVKGLSQYFDEVIIPQSQDLDYNNIEISGTSEIWDDILEMTFDNRAGYHKSYQYVYQFQGLKDQEVKRPPLLDGAEVKRVDGHFLTSDVNNIDFVKNNILEWWASLDLYLEKGIGYCIVYDSKIVASCVTSFMAGDEMESHIETVEDYQRKGFAKYLIYEYLKDCKNKNLIPYWDCMATNIGSYKTAEWHGYKKAFEYPLFTFAI; via the coding sequence ATGATGGAGCTAAAAAAAGAACAATTTCATAGAATAGAGCATATGTTATCAGTTGATAAATGTAATTTAGAAATCAAGTCAGTTATTGCATTAAATAATCCTGGTAAGGTATATGTTGATAATGCTAGAGAACCAAAATCTGCAATCATTTGGTCCAAGGGGATAGGGGGCTATTATCTGATTGGAGAAGAAAATAATCCATCTTTTGTAAAGGGGCTCAGTCAATATTTCGATGAGGTTATAATTCCGCAATCACAGGATTTAGATTATAATAATATTGAAATCAGTGGTACAAGTGAGATATGGGATGATATATTAGAAATGACATTTGATAACAGAGCGGGTTATCATAAATCATATCAATACGTGTATCAATTTCAAGGTCTTAAAGATCAAGAAGTAAAAAGACCACCTTTATTGGATGGTGCTGAAGTCAAACGTGTTGATGGACATTTCCTTACTTCCGATGTTAACAATATAGATTTTGTTAAGAATAATATCTTGGAATGGTGGGCCAGCCTCGATTTATATCTCGAAAAAGGTATCGGGTATTGTATTGTATATGATAGCAAAATAGTAGCCAGTTGTGTAACGAGTTTTATGGCAGGTGATGAGATGGAATCTCATATTGAAACAGTTGAAGACTATCAAAGAAAAGGCTTTGCTAAATATCTTATATATGAGTATCTTAAAGATTGTAAAAATAAAAATTTAATTCCTTATTGGGACTGTATGGCAACTAACATAG
- a CDS encoding TfoX/Sxy family protein → MSQLNQLPNIGSILENKLISVGVKTSEDLIKLGSKEVFNRIKLNDPEACLNSLYAIEGAVQSRRWHDLTKEEKRELRDYYQSL, encoded by the coding sequence ATGAGTCAATTAAACCAACTTCCTAATATAGGTAGTATCTTAGAGAACAAGCTTATAAGTGTAGGTGTGAAAACATCAGAGGATTTGATAAAACTTGGTAGTAAAGAAGTATTTAATAGAATTAAGTTGAATGATCCAGAAGCATGCTTGAATAGCCTTTATGCTATAGAAGGCGCTGTTCAAAGTAGAAGGTGGCATGATCTGACAAAAGAAGAGAAGAGAGAGCTTCGGGACTATTATCAAAGCTTATAA
- a CDS encoding 2'-5' RNA ligase family protein, with protein sequence MGYAVELYFDEDSEKIIKDIWQVLYEKNVSKFMYESNSRPHITLAVYNDSLTDLITFQKYVETFASGLRLFELNLSHIGIFNTDEGVVFLGPKVSEGLLLIHKRFHEAMKAYEEYVWPYYQPNLWEPHCTLAIDLSKPDVLKCIEIMSKDFKPMIVRIEKVGLIKFKPIEYLSEWEIEGGTGNESIKPTS encoded by the coding sequence ATGGGGTATGCTGTAGAATTATATTTTGATGAAGATAGTGAAAAAATTATTAAGGATATTTGGCAAGTCCTTTATGAGAAAAATGTAAGCAAGTTCATGTATGAGTCCAATAGTAGACCACATATTACTTTAGCAGTATATAATGACTCATTGACTGATTTAATAACCTTCCAAAAATATGTTGAAACATTTGCAAGTGGCTTGAGGCTGTTTGAGCTCAATTTATCTCATATAGGTATCTTTAATACAGATGAAGGTGTTGTGTTTTTAGGACCAAAAGTTTCTGAGGGACTTCTTCTTATACATAAGCGGTTTCATGAAGCAATGAAAGCATATGAAGAATATGTCTGGCCGTACTATCAGCCCAATCTATGGGAACCACATTGTACTTTGGCCATTGACCTCAGTAAACCAGATGTACTAAAGTGTATTGAGATAATGAGTAAAGACTTTAAGCCAATGATAGTCAGGATTGAAAAAGTCGGTCTTATCAAGTTTAAACCCATTGAATATTTGAGTGAATGGGAAATAGAAGGAGGTACAGGTAATGAGTCAATTAAACCAACTTCCTAA
- a CDS encoding GNAT family N-acetyltransferase, with protein sequence MVEKYVTERLELRILKPEDAKLVLDFYIRNREFLQPWEPLRDESFFTLEQQKEMLEMEYSKIKAEESLRLWMFKKGEKKAIGNIGFSNIVRGVFQSCHLGYKLDGAATGNGYMNEALVKGIELAFNDLKLHRIEANIIPRNHASIHVVEKLGFHDEGLAKEYLKINDVWEDHIHYTLLNKNFK encoded by the coding sequence ATGGTCGAGAAATATGTTACAGAGCGTTTGGAACTACGTATATTAAAACCTGAAGATGCAAAGTTGGTTTTAGATTTTTATATTAGAAATAGAGAATTTCTTCAGCCATGGGAGCCTCTTAGGGATGAAAGCTTTTTTACTCTTGAACAACAGAAAGAAATGTTAGAAATGGAATACAGTAAAATAAAGGCTGAAGAGTCTTTACGATTATGGATGTTTAAAAAAGGTGAGAAAAAAGCCATTGGTAATATTGGGTTTAGTAATATAGTTAGAGGTGTTTTTCAATCCTGTCATTTGGGTTATAAGCTGGATGGAGCAGCAACAGGTAATGGTTATATGAATGAAGCGCTTGTAAAAGGAATTGAACTAGCTTTTAATGATCTGAAACTTCATCGTATTGAAGCGAATATCATACCAAGAAATCATGCGTCGATACATGTAGTGGAAAAGTTAGGGTTCCATGATGAAGGTTTAGCCAAGGAATATCTTAAAATAAACGATGTTTGGGAAGACCATATTCACTATACGCTTTTGAATAAAAACTTTAAGTAG
- a CDS encoding GNAT family N-acetyltransferase encodes MDKKLLEKIKNMAYNSLMYVDFEDIEGARVFFSNENYVFLTKEIGDQLQIFWGAISKEGFIKGLKKLINQSDQKNFYIEFIPDDFEEELKLLGFRIESEWVDFWINDLDSVEISEPSKKVRTLKEEEYSEASRVTKACQGESRGFIGETGQWIKEWNGNDNSHVLVVEVNDYLVGICCVNLYGFESEKGPILWIREVAVDPNHQSKGIGHSLLNYAIQWGKDNGARRSFLACDVQNDKAMSIYQNFGYESNEGRGQINMKYCSQD; translated from the coding sequence ATGGATAAGAAGTTATTAGAAAAAATCAAAAATATGGCTTATAATTCTTTAATGTATGTTGATTTTGAAGATATAGAAGGTGCTAGAGTTTTTTTTAGTAATGAAAATTATGTTTTCTTAACAAAAGAAATTGGAGATCAATTACAAATCTTCTGGGGAGCAATCTCAAAGGAGGGTTTTATTAAAGGACTAAAGAAGCTCATTAATCAATCGGATCAAAAGAATTTTTATATTGAATTTATACCAGATGACTTTGAGGAAGAATTAAAGTTACTCGGATTCAGGATTGAAAGTGAATGGGTGGATTTTTGGATTAATGATCTAGATTCAGTTGAAATCAGCGAACCAAGTAAGAAAGTTAGAACATTAAAAGAAGAGGAATATAGTGAAGCTAGTCGTGTAACAAAAGCCTGTCAAGGAGAGTCAAGAGGATTTATAGGTGAAACGGGTCAATGGATTAAAGAATGGAATGGAAATGATAACTCTCATGTTTTAGTGGTAGAAGTTAATGATTACTTAGTAGGTATATGTTGTGTTAATCTCTATGGTTTTGAGAGTGAGAAAGGTCCTATTCTATGGATACGAGAAGTCGCTGTGGACCCAAATCACCAGTCTAAAGGTATAGGGCATTCTTTGCTTAATTACGCTATTCAATGGGGAAAGGATAATGGTGCCAGAAGAAGTTTTCTAGCTTGTGACGTTCAGAATGATAAAGCTATGAGCATTTACCAGAATTTTGGATACGAAAGTAATGAGGGAAGAGGACAAATTAATATGAAATATTGTTCCCAAGATTAA
- a CDS encoding DUF3267 domain-containing protein, translated as MNTNKRDMTMSIDKGQIVGTIVGIIPSMLVVILYYQLWRKDITDALLIFDNIVIDILLYIAILVTLIIIHEVLHCVGFLTCKEVQLKDVKIDVWWKKLTPFATCSKAVDIRTYRFSIMLPTVILGILPVLYALLTGNNFVMLYAIIMLASGGGDMAVMWMLRKEKRGVTVKDHPTKMGCELYDSI; from the coding sequence ATGAATACTAATAAACGCGACATGACAATGTCAATAGATAAAGGTCAAATTGTAGGTACCATTGTCGGTATTATACCTAGTATGCTTGTTGTCATTCTTTATTATCAATTATGGAGAAAAGATATAACAGATGCATTACTCATATTTGATAATATTGTCATTGATATCTTACTTTATATTGCTATACTTGTAACATTGATTATTATTCATGAAGTTTTACATTGTGTAGGTTTTCTGACATGTAAAGAAGTTCAACTAAAAGATGTTAAAATAGATGTGTGGTGGAAGAAACTAACTCCTTTTGCAACCTGTTCGAAAGCAGTAGATATACGTACATATCGTTTTAGCATCATGTTACCAACAGTTATCTTAGGTATACTACCAGTTCTTTATGCACTATTGACTGGTAATAATTTTGTTATGCTTTATGCTATTATCATGCTTGCATCAGGAGGAGGAGATATGGCTGTTATGTGGATGTTAAGAAAAGAAAAAAGAGGAGTAACAGTTAAAGACCATCCGACTAAGATGGGATGTGAGTTATACGATAGCATATAA
- a CDS encoding substrate-binding domain-containing protein translates to MNKIVSFILLISCVLLVLYLVIATQINGDGNNEKKIGLVLKSVEEDLEFWQLVKMGAEVAAEELNINLEIQGPTDESDIHGQIRIMEDTIKTQPDAIILAACDYKYLVPVAEKAIKEEITLMTLDSNIAGGLATSFIATDNVNATRAVAHELAKLIKEEGEVAVISYVEGASTAIDRESGFTEALSEYKNIKIVEIAYSDGLEDKAYEETKRIINKYPNLKGIFGANDPSALGVARAVEELGLEGEIVVVGFDSSLEQIQYLEDDITTAIVVQRPFNMGYIAVKTAVDSLSEKEVESYIDTGFKLINKKTMHEKENEKLLFPFVK, encoded by the coding sequence GTGAATAAAATAGTCAGTTTCATTCTGTTAATAAGTTGCGTTCTTTTGGTTTTATATTTAGTCATTGCTACACAAATTAATGGCGATGGAAATAATGAGAAAAAGATAGGTTTAGTTTTGAAAAGTGTTGAAGAAGATTTGGAGTTTTGGCAACTCGTTAAGATGGGTGCCGAAGTTGCTGCTGAAGAACTCAATATTAATCTTGAAATTCAAGGACCTACGGATGAATCGGATATTCATGGTCAAATAAGAATAATGGAGGATACTATTAAGACTCAACCAGATGCAATTATTTTAGCAGCATGTGACTATAAGTACTTGGTACCAGTTGCTGAAAAGGCTATAAAAGAGGAGATTACATTAATGACACTTGATTCAAATATTGCAGGTGGATTAGCTACCAGCTTTATTGCAACAGACAATGTCAATGCTACACGTGCTGTAGCTCATGAATTAGCTAAGTTAATCAAGGAAGAGGGAGAAGTTGCTGTAATAAGTTATGTGGAAGGTGCTTCAACTGCAATTGATAGAGAAAGTGGTTTTACAGAAGCTTTATCTGAGTATAAAAATATTAAAATTGTTGAGATTGCCTATAGTGATGGTTTAGAAGATAAGGCTTATGAAGAGACTAAGCGCATTATTAATAAGTATCCAAATTTGAAAGGGATTTTTGGAGCTAATGATCCATCAGCGCTGGGGGTAGCAAGAGCTGTAGAGGAATTAGGATTAGAAGGTGAAATAGTTGTTGTTGGGTTTGATTCATCCTTAGAGCAAATTCAGTATCTTGAGGATGATATTACGACAGCAATCGTTGTTCAGAGACCTTTTAATATGGGGTATATAGCTGTTAAGACAGCAGTAGACAGCCTTAGTGAAAAGGAGGTTGAATCCTATATTGATACTGGCTTTAAACTCATCAATAAGAAAACGATGCATGAAAAAGAGAATGAAAAATTACTCTTTCCATTTGTGAAATGA